A section of the Alligator mississippiensis isolate rAllMis1 chromosome 8, rAllMis1, whole genome shotgun sequence genome encodes:
- the LOC132252192 gene encoding olfactory receptor 6N2-like, producing the protein MKAISLPGCLLQVYFLHSMGCTECFLLAIMAFDRYLAIHRPLHYSTVMTRRLSVTLAATTWVAYLLYSSLHSVILSQLSFCRRSQEIHHYFCDIPALLQAACSDVSLGKSMLHVAGMGRAKAFSTCTSHITMVLLFYGTVSIAYVRPQKSCCSEMDRLVSLLYTIVTPTLNPVVYSLRNKEVKGALKRLLSRADCS; encoded by the exons ATGAAGGCCatttctctgcctggctgcctgctgcaggtgtACTTCCTGCACTCCATGGGCTGCACAGAGTGCTTCCTCCTGGCTATAATGGCCTTTGACCGCTACCTGGCCATACACAGGCCCCTGCACTACAGCACCGTCATGACCAGGCGCCTCAGTGTGACCCTGGCGGCCACCACATGGGTTGCCTACCTCCTCTACTCCTCCCTCCACAGCGTGATCCTGTCTCAGCTCTCCTTCTGCAGGAGGTCCCAGGAAATCCATCACTACTTCTGCGATATTCCcgctctgctgcaggcagcctgctcaGATGTTTCCCTTGGCAAGAGCATGCTCCATGTGGCTGGTATG GGCCGAGCCAAGGCCTTCTCCACTTGCACCTCCCACATCACCATGGTTCTGCTCTTCTACGGCACAGTCTCCATAGCGTATGTGCGGCCTCagaagagctgctgctcagagatGGACCGGCTGGTGTCACTGCTCTACACCATCGTGACTCCCACACTGAACCCTGTTGtgtacagcctgaggaacaaggaggtgaaGGGAGCCCTGAAGAGACTGCTGAGCCGGGCAGATTGCTCCTAG